A genomic region of Leptotrichia hofstadii contains the following coding sequences:
- a CDS encoding SEL1-like repeat protein: protein MKKWIYILFASLLLVACSKTDSGYDALEKGLIGILEKKDYEYIMKNINDSAKAGNEDVYGLAYTYLAENGTMFFNKYMKKSKGIAEYYQALLLQQTNGDETQILDLLESATKQGNIKAYYMIGNIYENKLEFTKAQEYLKKGKDAGEIYALYSYEYNKNLMNFYKRIEELNKKLNDGTISIEEKKELGTLVLEKVSNPEKAYDILKDFLSENYSPALYAKAKLLENDDKEEEAVQIYNQIFSQNKYYLAAFELASRLVKGEKNYDLALKILEDTNSDEVLILGYKGFIYENLKDFAKAEEFYQKAANKNDIDAMNYLGRLYETQKEIKKARNIYNKAYLLGSISAGYKLAYILEDMEKEKNPAKAEEDQVKQSKEAKKILERLANSGDDYSMVDLSLYYPETDKMVRILNLKAAAKLNTTAFYNLGVYYYNQKNKQKSKFYFKVAKENGYDIGEIFDAYLMN from the coding sequence ATGAAAAAATGGATATACATATTATTTGCATCGTTACTTTTAGTGGCTTGTTCAAAAACAGACAGCGGCTATGATGCACTTGAAAAGGGACTTATCGGAATCCTTGAAAAAAAGGATTATGAATATATAATGAAAAATATAAATGATTCAGCAAAAGCTGGGAATGAGGATGTTTATGGACTTGCCTATACCTACCTTGCTGAAAATGGAACTATGTTTTTTAATAAATACATGAAAAAAAGTAAGGGTATTGCCGAATATTATCAGGCACTTTTACTGCAGCAGACTAACGGAGATGAAACTCAAATTCTAGATTTACTAGAAAGCGCTACAAAGCAGGGGAATATAAAAGCGTATTATATGATTGGAAACATTTATGAAAATAAGCTGGAGTTTACAAAAGCGCAGGAATATTTAAAAAAAGGTAAGGATGCTGGAGAAATTTATGCTCTTTACTCCTATGAATATAATAAAAATCTAATGAATTTTTATAAACGTATAGAAGAATTAAATAAAAAATTAAACGATGGAACAATCTCAATCGAAGAAAAAAAGGAGCTAGGAACATTAGTTTTAGAAAAAGTTTCAAATCCTGAAAAAGCATACGACATCCTAAAGGACTTTCTTTCTGAAAATTATTCGCCAGCACTGTATGCAAAAGCAAAACTTTTGGAAAATGATGATAAGGAAGAAGAGGCAGTACAAATTTATAATCAGATATTTTCACAGAATAAATATTATCTTGCGGCATTTGAGCTTGCATCTAGACTTGTAAAAGGTGAAAAGAACTATGATCTTGCATTAAAAATACTGGAAGATACAAATTCAGATGAAGTTTTAATTCTTGGATATAAAGGATTTATCTACGAAAACTTAAAGGATTTTGCAAAAGCTGAAGAATTTTATCAAAAAGCCGCAAACAAGAATGATATTGATGCAATGAACTATCTAGGTCGTCTGTACGAAACTCAAAAGGAAATAAAAAAAGCAAGAAATATTTATAACAAGGCATATTTGCTAGGTTCAATTTCAGCTGGATACAAACTTGCCTATATTCTGGAAGATATGGAAAAGGAGAAAAATCCTGCGAAAGCTGAAGAAGACCAGGTAAAACAAAGCAAGGAAGCTAAGAAAATACTTGAGAGGCTTGCAAACAGCGGAGATGATTATTCAATGGTGGATCTGAGCCTTTATTATCCTGAAACTGATAAAATGGTAAGGATTCTGAATCTAAAAGCGGCTGCAAAACTTAATACAACAGCCTTTTATAATCTAGGAGTCTATTACTACAATCAAAAAAATAAGCAAAAATCAAAATTTTATTTTAAAGTTGCTAAGGAAAATGGCTATGATATTGGAGAAATTTTTGATGCTTACTTAATGAACTAG